The following proteins come from a genomic window of Platichthys flesus chromosome 1, fPlaFle2.1, whole genome shotgun sequence:
- the LOC133958445 gene encoding LOW QUALITY PROTEIN: protocadherin-20 (The sequence of the model RefSeq protein was modified relative to this genomic sequence to represent the inferred CDS: substituted 1 base at 1 genomic stop codon) translates to MNDLFKSDSNKAXSSAEVRTAQHSKCLGYSNCLFHFCKWEEPHRDKNMIDSRHHGLRKRGGLWGLCVLLLYTSPLSCFAHFSQAKELIYKIKEGLPRGTFIGAIGVDLNLDFSVEPPFLFNLPQKKVSGQYVNLNNTTGELYTSATEIDRETLCPDNSEGRGCVLSLDVFVLPQQHFQLIKVKIVIEDVNDNRPKFPTDEIFLSVPENTQINARYAVEQSAMDPDLGAHGVQTYWLVNDFGVFTLDVEENEGGELTPFLIVTEALDRETQAEYITDIIAEDGGTPPLLGAATLKIVITDVNDNCPQFTESHINITLHGNTSKGAHLARLHAFDPDLGANAQISYAYSERVPRDTRSLFHLDRITGVIKLAGKIDTVTTTFYKLTVLANGPGCIPAVASVTVHIIKVVTGPPAVIPRYIAPEKDGVVTLKESEPVFSPIAFFTVKNIDLNQRVDCLLEGTGPFRLGPYQQFKNEYLLETTEPLDYEKIQEYELIVVAKNTGGLVIKTFLKVQVSDENDNAPVFQESLVEISVEENNAPNTFLTQLQASDQDSDSRGEVVYLLGGDTPGIFAIDRVTGVLTVTTSLDREEKEKYRFIVRAVDQGTPRRESIATVVVTVQDRNDNSPRFINKDFTFFVPENFPGYGEIGVLSVTDADAGENGWVALSILNGSDIFMIDTGRGALRAKTSMDREQQGTYTLWIEAADGGEPALSCVTMVTVLLLDVNDNPPIVLFPQSNQSYMLVLPNTLPGTSITEVYAVDKDTGMNAVIAYSIVKRKGGEPGSFAIDQETGNITLKRELSNRGLYSLLVKVSDHGQPEPLYSTVMVNFFVNETVSNESYIQSLLTREADIEIEERPWYIGQMTEGPERYERFPCQPVLIVLSVSCLGLLFSVAALTAYICCKRFKKHRKKVSEVEIPLKIKKDCMQAGNRKLRQISNI, encoded by the exons ATGAATGACTTGTTCAAGTCAGATAGCAATAAGGCTTAGAGCTCAGCAGAGGTCCGCACTGCTCAGCACTCAAAATGCCTGGGTTACTCAAACTGCCTCTTTCACTTCTGTAAGTGGGAAGAGCCGCACCGGGACAAAAACATGATCGACAGCCGACACCACGGTCTTAGAAAAAGAGGAGGACTATGG GGATTGTGCGTCCTCTTGCTTTACACCAGCCCTCTCTCCTGTTTTGCACATTTCAGCCAAGCGAAAGAGCTCATCTATAAGATAAAGGAGGGATTACCCAGAGGGACCTTCATAGGAGCCATCGGAGTAGACTTAAATTTGGATTTTTCCGTTGAGCCCCCCTTTTTATTCAATCTCCCACAAAAGAAGGTCAGTGGACAGTACGTGAATCTGAATAATACCACCGGAGAGCTTTACACATCTGCTACAGAGATCGACAGGGAGACCCTCTGTCCTGATAACTCCGAGGGACGGGGATGCGTCCTGTcgctggatgtgtttgtgttgcctcaGCAGCACTTTCAGCTCATCAAAGTCAAGATCGTCATCGAGGATGTGAACGACAACAGGCCAAAGTTCCCCACGGATGAGATCTTCTTGTCTGTCCCCGAAAACACACAGATTAACGCTCGCTATGCAGTGGAGCAGTCTGCGATGGACCCGGACCTGGGCGCTCACGGAGTGCAGACCTACTGGCTGGTTAACGACTTTGGCGTGTTCACCCTGGACGTTGAGGAGAACGAGGGGGGGGAGCTGACACCTTTCCTCATCGTGACAGAAGCcttggacagagagacacaggctGAATACATAACGGATATCATCGCAGAGGATGGCGGGACCCCTCCTCTTCTCGGCGCTGCTACTTTAAAGATTGTCATCACAGATGTGAACGATAACTGCCCCCAATTCACAGAGTCGCATATTAATATCACTCTGCATGGTAACACCAGCAAAGGGGCCCATTTGGCACGTTTGCACGCTTTTGACCCTGACCTTGGTGCTAATGCTCAGATCAGCTACGCTTACAGCGAACGTGTGCCAAGGGACACCAGGAGCTTGTTCCATTTGGACAGAATCACAGGGGTGATCAAGCTTGCAGGGAAAATAGACACTGTCACAACCACCTTTTACAAACTCACGGTTCTGGCTAATGGACCTGGCTGTATCCCTGCTGTTGCCTCTGTCACTGTCCATATCATCAAAGTTGTGACCGGACCCCCTGCTGTCATACCCCGGTACATCGCACCAGAAAAGGATGGAGTGGTGACATTAAAGGAGTCTGAGCCAGTGTTTTCTCCAATTGCtttttttactgttaaaaacattgatttgaacCAAAGGGTGGACTGTCTCCTGGAAGGGACTGGTCCCTTCAGACTGGGCCCCTATCAGCAGTTCAAAAACGAATACCTGCTGGAGACTACAGAGCCACTGGACTATGAAAAGATACAGGAGTACGAACTGATTGTGGTTGCTAAGAATACTGGAGGGCTTGTCATCAAGACCTTCCTCAAGGTGCAGGTTTCAGATGAGAACGATAACGCACCAGTGTTCCAGGAGTCTTTGGTGGAAATATCTGTAGAGGAAAACAACGCACCAAACACATTTCTAACACAACTCCAAGCCTCAGACCAGGACAGCGACAGCCGAGGGGAGGTCGTCTACCTCCTTGGAGGTGACACCCCTGGGATCTTTGCTATCGATCGCGTGACAGGAGTCCTGACCGTGACCACATCGCTGGAccgggaggagaaagagaaataccGGTTCATAGTGAGAGCAGTGGATCAGGGGACGCCCAGGAGGGAGTCCATTGCAACTGTGGTGGTGACGGTGCAGGATCGGAACGACAACAGTCCACGCTTCATCAACaaggactttactttctttgttCCGGAGAACTTCCCGGGGTACGGTGAGATCGGAGTCCTCTCGGTGACGGATGCTGATGCAGGAGAAAATGGCTGGGTGGCCCTTTCCATCCTGAACGGCAGTGACATCTTCATGATAGACACAGGGCGCGGAGCCCTGAGGGCCAAGACATCAATGGACCGTGAGCAACAAGGGACGTACACATTGTGGATCGAGGCCGCTGATGGTGGAGAACCCGCACTTTCCTGTGTCACCATGGTGACCGTTTTGTTGTTGGATGTAAATGACAACCCACCCATTGTCCTCTTTCCTCAGTCCAATCAGTCCTACATGCTAGTGCTCCCGAATACATTACCGGGAACATCGATCACAGAGGTGTATGCCGTGGATAAGGATACAGGCATGAACGCTGTGATCGCCTATAGTATTGTTAAGAGGAAAGGTGGCGAGCCAGGGTCCTTCGCCATCGACCAAGAAACAGGAAATATCACATTAAAGAGGGAACTCAGCAACAGGGGCCTCTACAGCCTTCTGGTGAAGGTCAGTGATCATGGTCAGCCTGAACCGCTTTACTCAACAGTAATGGTCAACTTCTTTGTCAATGAAACAGTGAGCAATGAGAGTTATATCCAGAGTCTGCTGACCAGGGAGGCTGACATAGAGATAGAGGAGAGGCCTTGGTACATTGGCCAGATGACAGAGGGGCCTGAGCGGTACGAGCGGTTCCCCTGTCAGCCTGTCCTCATTGTTCTTTCAGTGTCCTGCCTGGGGCTACTCTTCTCCGTCGCTGCTCTGACAGCTTACATATGTTGTAAGAGGTTCAAAAAGCACAGAAAGAAAGTGTCAGAAGTGGAAATACCTTTAAAAATTAAGAAGGACTGCATGCAGGCTGGGAACAGAAAACTCAGGCAAATCTCTAACATCTAA